A window from Citrus sinensis cultivar Valencia sweet orange chromosome 3, DVS_A1.0, whole genome shotgun sequence encodes these proteins:
- the LOC102630753 gene encoding LIM domain-containing protein WLIM1, whose product MASFAGTTQKCKACEKTVYLVDQLTADNKVYHKACFRCHHCKGTLKLSNYCSFEGVLYCKPHFDQLFKMTGSLDKSFEGTPKTVRVERSADQVTNSRVSSMFAGTQDKCVACKKTVYPIEKVAVDGTSYHKACFRCTHGGCVISPSNYVAHEHRLYCRHHHNQLFKQKGNFSQLDNHEQVEAVTENATA is encoded by the exons ATGGCGAGTTTTGCAGGGACAACACAGAAGTGTAAGGCGTGTGAGAAGACGGTATACTTGGTTGATCAACTTACTGCTGATAACAAAGTCTATCACAAGGCTTGTTTTAGATGCCACCATTGCAAGGGCACCCTCAAG CTGAGCAACTATTGCTCCTTTGAGGGAGTTTTATATTGCAAGCCTCACTTTGATCAGCTGTTTAAGATGACTGGCAGCTTGGATAAAAGTTTTGAAG GTACTCCAAAAACTGTTAGAGTTGAGAGATCTGCTGATCAG GTCACAAATAGCAGAGTTTCAAGTATGTTTGCTGGAACTCAAGATAAATGCGTTGCTTGCAAGAAGACTGTTTACCCAATTGAAAAg GTGGCAGTTGATGGTACATCATACCATAAAGCCTGTTTCAGGTGCACCCATGGAGGTTGTGTAATCAGCCCATCAAACTATGTGGCGCATGAGCATCGTCTCTACTGTAGGCATCACCACAATCAGCTTTTCAAGCAGAAGGGTAACTTCAGCCAACTTGACAACCATGAACAAGTTGAAGCGGTGACTGAGAACGCAACAGCTTAG
- the LOC102631241 gene encoding uncharacterized protein LOC102631241: MGNCQAIDAATLAIQHPCGKVDKFYWPVSACEVMRMNPGHYVALLISTTSCPTNTNNNKDKEEGPANNSSSSSISITNNNGNGNSVRLTRIKLLRPTDTLVLGQVYRLITAQDVMKGLSAKKQAKMNRNRPQSAEKPERVNEEPKRSELEKDNQVMKQERHRPRTTVSTNSAAARSRNWQPSLQSISEAGS; encoded by the exons ATGGGGAACTGCCAGGCCATTGATGCAGCAACACTGGCGATTCAGCACCCGTGTGGGAAGGTTGATAAGTTTTACTGGCCTGTGAGTGCTTGTGAGGTCATGAGAATGAACCCTGGTCACTATGTGGCTCTTCTCATTTCCACCACCTCGTGTCCAACAAATACTAACAATAACAAAGACAAAGAAGAAGGCCCCGCtaacaacagcagcagcagcagcattaGCATCACTAACAACAATGGCAATGGAAATTCTGTTCGCTTGACAAGGATTAAGCTTCTCCGCCCAACAGATACTCTTGTTCTTGGCCAAGTTTATAGACTCATCACTGCTCAAG ATGTCATGAAAGGGCTATCAGCAAAGAAACAGGCAAAGATGAATAGAAACAGGCCGCAGTCAGCTGAAAAGCCAGAGAGGGTTAATGAGGAGCCAAAAAGATCTGAACTTGAGAAGGACAATCAG GTGATGAAACAAGAAAGACACAGACCAAGAACAACGGTATCAACAAACTCAGCAGCTGCCAGATCAAGAAATTGGCAACCCTCACTACAAAGCATTTCAGAAGCTGGAAGCtga
- the LOC102630441 gene encoding succinate dehydrogenase subunit 7A, mitochondrial, with product MAYLLKTSIASHLRSHTQEKREDALSRRGYHVELGPREKALLADDPVLKRFKSHKKSVWRLKRMGDVLTIVVVAGCCYEIYVKAVMREEARRQARGTESA from the exons ATGGCATATTTGCTTAAAACCTCTATTGCTTCTCACTTACGATCTCATACTCAG GAGAAGAGAGAAGATGCACTCTCGCGTCGTGGGTACCACGTCGAACTGGGACCTCGCGAGAAAGCT CTTTTGGCAGATGATCCTGTTCTTAAGAGGTTCAAGTCGCATAAGAAGAGTGTGTGGAGATTGAAAAGGATGGGGGATGTTCTCACAATTGTTGTTGTAGCAG GTTGTTGCTATGAAATTTatgtcaaagcagtcatgcgAGAAGAAGCTAGGAGACAGGCAAGGGGTACTGAAAGTGCATGA